From the genome of Actinacidiphila yeochonensis CN732, one region includes:
- a CDS encoding DUF1416 domain-containing protein, with translation MCGAKAGGPDLSGVDTAKETIIQGSVTRDGEPVSGYVRLLDGGGEFTAEVPTSATGQFRFFAAPGTWTLRALVPGTTVDRTVVAQQGTAAEVAIAV, from the coding sequence ATGTGTGGAGCGAAGGCCGGGGGCCCGGACCTGTCGGGAGTCGACACGGCCAAGGAGACGATCATCCAGGGCTCGGTGACGCGTGACGGCGAGCCCGTGAGCGGCTACGTCCGGCTGCTGGACGGCGGCGGCGAGTTCACCGCCGAGGTGCCCACCTCCGCGACCGGGCAGTTCCGGTTCTTCGCGGCGCCGGGCACCTGGACGCTGCGCGCCCTCGTGCCGGGCACGACCGTGGACCGCACGGTCGTCGCCCAGCAGGGCACCGCCGCCGAGGTCGCCATCGCCGTGTGA
- a CDS encoding sulfurtransferase, which translates to MSRSDVLVDADWVEAHIDDPKVVIVEVDEDTSAYDKNHIKNAVRIDWQKDLQDPVRRDFVDQAGFEALLSAKGIANDDTVVLYGGNNNWFASYAYWYFKLYGHDAVKLLDGGRKKWELDSRDLVAAVPVREATEYKAKAQDTSIRAFRDDVVAAIGSQNLVDVRSPDEFSGKLLAPAHLPQEQSQRPGHVPSARNIPWSKNANDDGTFKSDEELTRLYADEQVDLAKDTIAYCRIGERSALTWFVLHELLGVANVRNYDGSWTEYGSLVGVPIELGAN; encoded by the coding sequence ATGAGCCGCAGCGACGTCCTGGTCGACGCAGACTGGGTCGAGGCCCACATCGACGACCCCAAGGTGGTCATCGTCGAGGTGGACGAGGACACCTCTGCCTACGACAAGAACCACATCAAGAACGCCGTCCGCATCGACTGGCAGAAGGACCTCCAGGACCCGGTCCGCCGCGACTTCGTCGACCAGGCCGGCTTCGAGGCGCTGCTGTCGGCCAAGGGCATCGCCAACGACGACACGGTGGTCCTCTACGGCGGCAACAACAACTGGTTCGCCTCCTACGCCTACTGGTACTTCAAGCTGTACGGCCACGACGCGGTCAAGCTGCTCGACGGCGGCCGCAAGAAGTGGGAGCTGGACTCCCGCGACCTGGTGGCGGCGGTGCCGGTGCGTGAGGCGACCGAGTACAAGGCCAAGGCGCAGGACACCTCGATCCGCGCGTTCCGCGACGACGTCGTGGCCGCGATCGGCTCGCAGAACCTCGTCGACGTGCGCTCGCCCGACGAGTTCTCCGGCAAGCTGCTCGCCCCCGCGCACCTGCCGCAGGAGCAGTCGCAGCGCCCCGGCCACGTGCCGAGCGCCCGCAACATCCCCTGGTCGAAGAACGCCAACGACGACGGCACCTTCAAGTCGGACGAGGAGCTGACCCGGCTCTACGCCGACGAGCAGGTCGACCTGGCCAAGGACACCATCGCCTACTGCCGGATCGGCGAGCGCTCCGCGCTCACCTGGTTCGTGCTGCACGAGCTGCTGGGCGTCGCCAACGTCAGGAACTACGACGGTTCCTGGACCGAGTACGGCTCCCTCGTCGGCGTGCCGATCGAGCTCGGCGCCAACTGA
- a CDS encoding LmeA family phospholipid-binding protein, with protein sequence MKAWRVVLVVVVVLGGLFVAADRVAVSVAQKKAAEKAQAAEGLSSRPKVSIKGFPFLTQVASSELDHVAISADGVSVSSAGSTVQARDFHADLYDVKLSRDFDSAVAARATGGAVITYAELTQAAPKGVTVTAPGTSATDEVRLTLTFMGAHVSVLSRISVQDPATDTVRLRMEDVPKEISGLGLEDELRSYVDFSPQLAHLPEGLHLQSVTTGTDGAAVRFTGTGVRLVG encoded by the coding sequence ATGAAGGCGTGGCGAGTGGTCCTGGTCGTCGTGGTGGTCCTCGGCGGGCTGTTCGTCGCGGCGGACCGCGTGGCGGTGTCCGTCGCCCAGAAGAAGGCCGCCGAGAAGGCGCAGGCCGCCGAGGGGCTGAGCAGCCGGCCGAAGGTGTCGATCAAGGGGTTCCCCTTCCTCACCCAGGTCGCGTCCAGCGAGCTCGACCACGTGGCGATCAGCGCCGACGGGGTCTCCGTCAGTAGCGCCGGCAGCACCGTCCAGGCCAGGGACTTCCACGCCGACCTGTACGACGTGAAGCTCTCCAGGGACTTCGACAGCGCCGTCGCCGCCCGTGCCACCGGCGGCGCCGTGATCACGTACGCGGAGCTGACCCAGGCCGCACCGAAGGGCGTCACCGTCACCGCGCCCGGCACCTCCGCGACCGACGAGGTGCGGCTGACGCTCACCTTCATGGGCGCCCACGTGAGCGTGCTGAGCAGGATCTCGGTGCAGGACCCGGCGACGGACACGGTGCGGCTGCGCATGGAGGACGTGCCGAAGGAGATCAGCGGCCTGGGCCTGGAGGACGAGCTGCGGTCGTACGTCGACTTCAGCCCCCAGCTCGCCCACCTGCCGGAGGGCCTGCACCTCCAGTCCGTGACGACCGGCACCGACGGGGCAGCCGTCCGGTTCACCGGCACCGGCGTCCGTCTCGTCGGCTGA
- a CDS encoding MFS transporter: MRRWLMLALGTAAQTAACAFVYGVPYLADALRRQQHLTLTEVGLLVAAPTTGLVLALYLWGAAADRWGERRVIAIGLGAAALSLAAAAHAAHGAVALGLLLILAGAGGASVYSASGRLVMGWFSARERGLAMGIRQTSTPLGMGVAALAMPPLAAGHGLGGAVGFLAALCGVIAVLIALFAADPARAARAAAGPAPNPYRGSNTLWRIHGSAAMLVVPQFTAGAFALVLLVDVRGWSPVHAGQLIAVAQGLGAVARVLVGRWSDAVGERLRPMRQLAAATCALVAGTALAAAFPSPLTPALLVAAIALTASTNGLSFTSTAELAGPAWSGRALGLHNTGQNLTAALVPPAMAELISATSYWPGFVLAAAVAGGAAFAVPAGRPAAAESAERGRTITA; encoded by the coding sequence ATGCGCCGCTGGCTGATGCTGGCCCTGGGGACCGCGGCCCAGACGGCCGCCTGCGCGTTCGTCTACGGCGTCCCGTACCTCGCGGACGCCCTGCGCCGGCAGCAGCACCTGACCCTCACCGAGGTCGGCCTGCTCGTCGCCGCCCCCACCACCGGACTGGTGCTCGCCCTCTACCTCTGGGGCGCCGCCGCCGACCGCTGGGGCGAGCGCCGGGTCATCGCGATCGGGCTGGGCGCCGCCGCCCTGTCCCTGGCGGCCGCCGCCCACGCCGCGCACGGGGCCGTCGCCCTGGGGCTGCTGCTGATCCTCGCCGGGGCCGGCGGCGCCTCCGTGTACTCCGCCAGCGGCCGACTGGTGATGGGCTGGTTCTCCGCCAGGGAGCGCGGCCTGGCCATGGGCATCCGGCAGACCTCCACCCCGCTGGGCATGGGCGTGGCGGCGCTGGCGATGCCGCCGCTGGCGGCCGGCCACGGGCTGGGCGGCGCGGTCGGCTTCCTGGCCGCGCTGTGCGGGGTGATCGCCGTGCTGATCGCGCTCTTCGCCGCCGACCCGGCGCGCGCCGCCAGGGCCGCCGCCGGCCCCGCGCCCAACCCGTACCGCGGTTCGAACACGCTGTGGCGGATCCACGGCTCCGCGGCGATGCTCGTGGTGCCGCAGTTCACCGCGGGCGCCTTCGCGCTGGTACTGCTGGTAGACGTCCGCGGCTGGTCCCCGGTGCACGCCGGGCAGCTGATCGCCGTCGCCCAGGGGCTGGGCGCCGTGGCGCGGGTGCTGGTGGGCCGCTGGTCGGACGCGGTCGGCGAGCGGCTGCGGCCGATGCGGCAGCTGGCCGCCGCCACCTGCGCCCTGGTGGCCGGCACCGCGCTGGCCGCGGCCTTCCCGTCCCCGCTGACGCCGGCGCTGCTGGTGGCCGCGATCGCGCTGACCGCCAGCACCAACGGCCTGTCCTTCACCTCCACCGCCGAGCTGGCCGGCCCGGCCTGGTCCGGCCGGGCGCTGGGCCTGCACAACACCGGGCAGAACCTCACCGCGGCACTGGTGCCCCCGGCCATGGCCGAGCTGATCTCGGCGACCTCCTACTGGCCGGGCTTCGTGCTGGCCGCCGCCGTCGCCGGGGGCGCGGCGTTCGCCGTCCCGGCGGGCCGCCCGGCGGCGGCGGAATCGGCGGAGCGGGGTCGTACGATCACGGCATGA
- a CDS encoding response regulator transcription factor: MSTGESGEAAARILIVDDEPAVREALQRSLAFEGYDTRLAADGVAALAEADAYRPDAIVLDVLMPRMDGLTTARRLRANGVMTPILMLTARDTVGDRVTGLDAGADDYLVKPFELDELLARLRALLRRSSYASAAGRPEDDTSHVLAFADLRMDTSTREVTRAGRPVELTRTEYTLLELFLAHPRQVLTREQILKAVWGFDFEPSSNSLDVYVMYLRRKTEAGGLPRMVHTVRGVGYVLRAPGGAG; this comes from the coding sequence ATGAGCACCGGCGAGAGCGGCGAGGCCGCCGCCCGCATCCTGATCGTGGACGACGAGCCCGCCGTCCGGGAGGCACTCCAGCGCAGCCTCGCCTTCGAGGGGTACGACACCCGGCTCGCCGCCGACGGCGTCGCCGCCCTCGCGGAGGCCGACGCGTACCGCCCGGACGCCATCGTGCTGGACGTGCTCATGCCGCGTATGGACGGCCTGACGACGGCCCGGCGGCTGCGCGCGAACGGGGTCATGACCCCGATCCTCATGCTGACCGCCCGCGACACCGTCGGCGACCGGGTCACCGGCCTCGACGCCGGGGCCGACGACTACCTCGTCAAGCCGTTCGAGCTGGACGAGCTGCTGGCCCGGCTGCGCGCCCTGCTGCGGCGCAGCTCCTACGCGTCCGCCGCCGGCCGGCCCGAGGACGACACCAGCCACGTGCTGGCCTTCGCCGACCTGCGGATGGACACCAGCACCCGCGAGGTCACCCGGGCCGGCCGGCCGGTCGAGCTGACCCGCACCGAGTACACGCTGCTGGAGCTGTTCCTGGCCCACCCGCGCCAGGTCCTCACCCGGGAGCAGATCCTGAAGGCGGTGTGGGGCTTCGACTTCGAGCCCTCCTCCAACTCCCTCGACGTCTACGTGATGTACCTGCGGCGCAAGACCGAGGCCGGCGGGCTGCCGCGGATGGTGCACACCGTGCGCGGCGTCGGCTACGTCCTGCGCGCCCCGGGGGGCGCCGGATGA
- a CDS encoding MoaD/ThiS family protein: protein MSAADTGTRPAAGTIRYWAAAKAAAGTAEEPYRAATLADALAEARERHTRRPEFARVLRRCSFLVDGEPVGTRDHHAVPLPDGGTVEVLPPFAGG, encoded by the coding sequence ATGAGCGCAGCTGACACCGGAACGCGGCCGGCGGCGGGCACCATCCGCTACTGGGCCGCCGCGAAGGCCGCCGCGGGCACCGCGGAGGAGCCCTACCGGGCGGCCACCCTCGCCGACGCCCTCGCCGAAGCCCGTGAACGGCACACCCGGCGCCCGGAGTTCGCCCGCGTCCTGCGGCGCTGCTCCTTCCTCGTCGACGGCGAGCCCGTCGGCACCCGCGACCACCACGCGGTCCCCCTGCCCGACGGCGGCACGGTGGAGGTCCTTCCGCCGTTCGCGGGAGGATGA
- a CDS encoding alpha/beta hydrolase family protein, whose product MRSPAETEDRHPRETATRTGGRARAGTTWLRTSDGVLIEAEHLPAADGSGHLGIVLAHGFTGSLDRPAVRRAAHRLTRSGGVVTFSFRGHGGSGGRSTVGDREVLDLDAAVRWARLLGYARIATVGFSMGGSVVLRQAGGGGAAPVDAVVSVSSPARWYYRGTAPMRRLHWAVTRPMGRAVSRVGLRTRVEARGWDPVPCSPVEAVPLIAPAPLLIVHGDSDGYFPLDHPLSLAEAAGEGAAELWIERGFGHAENAAGPELLDRVGQWLTSRVPAPDEEPAAVPGPGGRPAALPGGRADAP is encoded by the coding sequence ATGAGGAGCCCCGCCGAGACCGAAGACCGTCATCCGCGCGAAACAGCAACCCGAACGGGTGGCCGGGCGCGCGCCGGGACGACGTGGCTGCGGACCTCCGACGGGGTGCTGATCGAGGCCGAACACCTGCCCGCCGCTGACGGTTCCGGGCACCTCGGCATCGTCCTCGCGCACGGGTTCACCGGCTCGCTCGACCGTCCCGCCGTGCGCCGGGCGGCACACCGGCTGACCCGCTCCGGCGGCGTCGTCACCTTCTCCTTCCGCGGCCACGGCGGCTCCGGCGGGCGCTCCACGGTGGGCGACCGGGAGGTGCTGGACCTGGACGCGGCGGTGCGGTGGGCGCGGCTGCTCGGGTACGCGCGGATCGCCACCGTCGGCTTCTCGATGGGCGGTTCGGTGGTGCTGCGGCAGGCCGGCGGTGGTGGCGCGGCCCCGGTGGACGCGGTGGTCTCGGTCAGCTCGCCCGCCCGCTGGTACTACCGCGGCACCGCTCCGATGCGCCGGCTGCACTGGGCGGTGACCCGGCCGATGGGGCGGGCGGTCTCCCGGGTGGGGCTGCGCACCCGGGTCGAGGCGCGCGGCTGGGACCCGGTGCCCTGCTCGCCGGTGGAGGCGGTGCCGCTGATCGCGCCGGCGCCGCTGCTGATCGTCCACGGCGACAGCGACGGCTACTTCCCGCTCGACCACCCCCTGTCGCTGGCCGAGGCGGCCGGCGAGGGCGCGGCGGAGCTGTGGATCGAGCGCGGCTTCGGACACGCCGAGAACGCCGCCGGACCGGAGCTGCTGGACCGCGTCGGACAGTGGCTGACCAGCCGCGTTCCCGCCCCGGACGAGGAGCCGGCGGCCGTCCCGGGACCGGGTGGCCGACCTGCCGCGTTGCCGGGCGGGCGCGCGGACGCGCCATGA
- the mshD gene encoding mycothiol synthase, producing the protein MTDRRIPTPAGPAGSYELTELTELPDAAASAVLTLIDEAAAVDGQPAVSESGRLHLRHGNRPGVRHLLLTVPDPDAPDGGDGAGEGGGGGGLGSGRVLAGYAQIDGTDPVEAPSAELVVHPAHRSQGHGRALGNALLAATGRRLRLWAHGGHPAARHLAGSLGLKLFRELRQMRRPLAADAAGVPESVLPEGVTVRPFEPGRDEEAWLAVNAAAFAHHPEQGSLTRSDLEDREAESWFDPAGFFLAFRGAELVGFHWTKVHPAAPGGEPLGEVYVVGVAPGQQGGGLGRALTATGLRHLALDRGLRTAMLYVDADNAPAVAVYERLGFTVHETDLMYRTEN; encoded by the coding sequence ATGACCGATCGCCGCATCCCGACGCCGGCCGGGCCGGCCGGATCGTACGAGCTGACCGAGCTGACCGAGCTGCCGGACGCCGCCGCGTCCGCCGTGCTCACGCTGATCGACGAGGCCGCCGCCGTGGACGGGCAGCCCGCGGTCTCCGAGAGCGGCCGGCTGCACCTGCGCCACGGGAACCGCCCCGGGGTCCGGCACCTGCTGCTGACGGTGCCCGACCCCGACGCGCCCGACGGCGGGGACGGCGCGGGCGAGGGCGGGGGCGGCGGCGGGCTCGGCTCCGGCCGGGTGCTGGCCGGATACGCCCAGATCGACGGCACCGACCCGGTGGAGGCGCCCTCCGCCGAGCTGGTGGTCCACCCCGCGCACCGCTCCCAGGGGCACGGCCGGGCGCTGGGCAACGCCCTGCTGGCCGCCACCGGGCGGCGGCTGCGGCTGTGGGCGCACGGCGGCCACCCGGCCGCCCGGCACCTGGCCGGCTCGCTCGGGCTGAAGCTCTTCCGCGAGCTGCGGCAGATGCGCCGCCCGCTGGCCGCCGACGCGGCGGGCGTCCCCGAGTCGGTGCTGCCCGAGGGCGTCACCGTCCGCCCCTTCGAGCCCGGCCGGGACGAGGAGGCGTGGCTCGCGGTGAACGCCGCCGCCTTCGCCCACCACCCCGAGCAGGGCAGCCTCACCAGGAGCGACCTGGAGGACCGCGAGGCCGAGTCGTGGTTCGACCCGGCCGGCTTCTTCCTCGCCTTCCGCGGCGCCGAGCTCGTCGGCTTCCACTGGACCAAGGTCCACCCGGCGGCGCCCGGCGGGGAACCCCTCGGCGAGGTGTACGTCGTCGGCGTCGCCCCCGGGCAGCAGGGCGGCGGCCTGGGCCGGGCGCTCACCGCCACCGGCCTGCGCCACCTGGCGCTGGACCGGGGCCTGCGCACGGCCATGCTCTACGTCGACGCCGACAACGCGCCGGCCGTCGCCGTGTACGAGCGGCTCGGCTTCACCGTGCACGAGACGGACCTGATGTACCGCACGGAGAACTGA
- a CDS encoding S1C family serine protease, translating to MARYDESAGQGQGFGSGDGFPPPPPYGPGPGPSGSGFPQPGDPAPRGRRRLRRPYALIAAAAVVAAVIGGGTGALIGRAGDSGNSTVAAAAVNASAVNGTVAGVYKAVNPSVVEINATSQDGKSTGAGVLITSNGQIITNNHVIAGAQQISVTYDNGKTAGASLVGADAKKDLALIKVDGASGLPAAILGDSAGLAVGDQVVAIGSPEGLSDTVTSGIVSALNRDVTVPVEDGQSEQSYGSGGSGGGFGGQGSEGSQGDQWPFSFGGNQYNGSTGSSTTTYKAIQTDASLNPGNSGGALINMSGQIIGINSAMYSSSSSDSSSSSSAGSVGLGFAIPIDTVKADLSYLRSGGDGN from the coding sequence GTGGCGCGGTACGACGAGTCGGCCGGCCAGGGCCAGGGCTTCGGCTCCGGCGACGGCTTCCCCCCGCCGCCGCCGTACGGCCCCGGCCCCGGCCCCTCCGGCTCCGGCTTCCCGCAGCCCGGCGACCCGGCCCCGCGCGGCCGCCGCCGGCTGCGCCGCCCGTACGCCCTGATCGCCGCGGCGGCCGTGGTCGCCGCCGTCATCGGCGGCGGCACCGGCGCCCTGATCGGCCGGGCCGGGGACAGCGGCAACAGCACCGTCGCCGCCGCGGCCGTCAACGCGTCCGCCGTCAACGGCACCGTCGCCGGGGTCTACAAGGCGGTCAACCCGAGCGTGGTGGAGATCAACGCCACCTCCCAGGACGGCAAGTCCACCGGCGCGGGCGTGCTCATCACCTCCAACGGCCAGATCATCACCAACAACCACGTCATCGCCGGCGCCCAGCAGATCTCCGTCACGTACGACAACGGCAAGACGGCCGGTGCCAGCCTGGTCGGCGCGGACGCCAAGAAGGACCTGGCGCTGATCAAGGTGGACGGCGCCTCCGGGCTGCCCGCGGCGATCCTCGGCGACTCCGCCGGGCTGGCCGTCGGCGACCAGGTCGTCGCGATCGGCTCCCCCGAGGGGCTGAGCGACACCGTCACCAGCGGCATCGTCTCCGCGCTGAACCGCGACGTGACCGTGCCCGTGGAGGACGGCCAGAGCGAGCAGAGCTACGGCAGCGGCGGAAGCGGCGGCGGCTTCGGCGGCCAGGGCAGCGAGGGCAGCCAGGGCGACCAGTGGCCGTTCTCCTTCGGCGGCAACCAGTACAACGGCAGCACCGGCAGCTCCACCACCACGTACAAGGCGATCCAGACCGACGCCTCCCTCAACCCGGGCAACTCCGGCGGCGCGCTGATCAACATGAGCGGGCAGATCATCGGCATCAACTCGGCCATGTACTCCAGCTCCTCGTCGGACAGCAGCTCCTCCTCCAGCGCCGGCAGCGTGGGCCTGGGCTTCGCCATCCCGATCGACACGGTCAAGGCCGACCTGTCCTACCTGCGCTCCGGCGGCGACGGGAACTGA
- a CDS encoding LacI family DNA-binding transcriptional regulator, whose product MPKVTRDDVARLAGTSTAVVSYVINNGPRPVAPATRERVLAAIKQLGYRPDRVAQAMASRRTDLIGLIVPDARQPFFAEMAHAVEQAASERGKMVLVGNSDYLDEREVHYLRAFLGMRVSGLILISQGPSRNAATEIDAWDARVVLLHERPEAIDDVAVVTDDIGGAQLATRHLLEHGHAYVACLGGTEVTPEVGDPVTDHVVGWRRAMQESGRSTEGRLFQAPYNRYDAYKVALELLAGPDRPPAIFCATDDQAIGVLRAARELRIDVPGELAVAGFDDVKEAALADPPLTTVASDRQAMARAAVDAVLDDGLRVAGSHRERVRQFPSRLVVRGSCGCAPHTAVSAP is encoded by the coding sequence GTGCCCAAGGTGACGCGTGACGATGTGGCCAGGCTGGCGGGGACCTCGACAGCGGTCGTCAGCTACGTCATCAACAACGGACCCCGGCCGGTCGCCCCGGCGACCCGCGAGCGGGTGCTCGCCGCCATCAAGCAGCTCGGCTACCGCCCGGACCGGGTCGCGCAGGCCATGGCCAGCCGCCGCACGGACCTGATCGGGCTGATCGTGCCGGACGCCCGGCAGCCGTTCTTCGCGGAGATGGCGCACGCGGTGGAACAGGCGGCGTCCGAGCGCGGGAAGATGGTGCTGGTCGGCAACTCCGACTACCTCGACGAGCGCGAGGTGCACTACCTGCGGGCCTTCCTCGGCATGCGGGTCTCCGGGCTGATCCTCATCAGCCAGGGCCCGAGCCGCAACGCCGCCACCGAGATCGACGCCTGGGACGCGCGGGTGGTGCTGCTGCACGAGCGGCCCGAGGCGATCGACGACGTGGCCGTGGTCACCGACGACATCGGCGGCGCCCAACTGGCCACCCGGCACCTGCTGGAGCACGGCCACGCGTACGTGGCCTGCCTGGGCGGCACCGAGGTCACCCCCGAGGTGGGCGACCCGGTCACCGACCACGTGGTGGGCTGGCGGCGGGCCATGCAGGAGTCCGGCCGGTCCACCGAGGGCCGGCTCTTCCAGGCCCCGTACAACCGCTACGACGCCTACAAGGTGGCCCTGGAGCTGCTGGCCGGCCCGGACCGGCCGCCGGCCATCTTCTGTGCCACCGACGACCAGGCGATCGGCGTGCTGCGGGCCGCCCGCGAGCTGCGCATCGACGTCCCCGGCGAGCTGGCCGTGGCCGGCTTCGACGACGTCAAGGAGGCGGCGCTGGCCGACCCGCCGCTGACCACCGTGGCCTCCGACCGGCAGGCCATGGCCCGGGCGGCGGTGGACGCGGTCCTCGACGACGGGCTGCGGGTGGCCGGCTCGCACCGGGAGCGGGTGCGGCAGTTCCCGTCCCGGCTGGTCGTGCGCGGCTCGTGCGGCTGCGCGCCCCATACGGCGGTATCGGCCCCATAG
- a CDS encoding sensor histidine kinase, with product MSTSERAPLRRLRSLPLRSRLSILTAAAVAVAVALAALACWLITRNELNTQLEKSLNQSQDVVLQQLRAHPTLLCGGQAPTNGQFVNPSNVLAQVVLSNGTVCSVTGSGTFPATAADREQVVVPGSPPGSVTHTVRADGHDLKVLTTSTNLLLDSGGGSRQPFALSVARPLSDVTDPLTTLAWVLLAVAGIGVVGAASAGLLIAQAGLRPVDELAQTVEHIARTEDLSVRIPVEGQDEIARLSASFNAMTAALASSRDRQQQLIADAGHELRTPLTSLRTNIELLQRSEATGRALPPTDRAELLASVRAQVTELASLIGDLQELSRPDAARTVTVVALHEVAETALARARLRGPDLRISADIQPWYVRGEAAALERAVVNLLDNAVKFSPSGGEVEVGLRGGELTVRDHGPGIPAEDLPHVFERFWRSPSARSLPGSGLGLSIVARTAQQSGGEVALAPAPGGGALATLRLPGAPVAPPGPPNPEDWD from the coding sequence ATGAGCACCTCCGAGCGGGCACCCCTGCGGCGGCTGCGGTCGCTGCCGCTGCGCTCGCGGCTCAGCATCCTCACCGCGGCGGCGGTGGCGGTCGCCGTCGCGCTGGCCGCGCTGGCCTGCTGGCTGATCACCCGCAACGAGCTCAACACGCAGCTGGAGAAGTCGCTCAACCAGAGCCAGGACGTGGTGCTGCAGCAGCTGCGCGCCCACCCCACCCTCCTGTGCGGCGGCCAGGCCCCGACCAACGGCCAGTTCGTCAACCCCTCCAACGTGCTGGCGCAGGTCGTCCTCTCGAACGGGACGGTCTGCTCGGTCACCGGCTCGGGCACCTTCCCGGCCACCGCGGCCGACCGCGAGCAGGTCGTCGTGCCGGGCTCCCCGCCCGGCTCGGTCACGCACACCGTCCGGGCCGACGGGCACGATCTGAAGGTGCTGACCACCAGCACCAACCTGCTGCTCGACAGCGGCGGCGGAAGCCGGCAGCCGTTCGCGCTGTCGGTGGCCCGCCCGCTCAGCGACGTCACGGACCCGCTCACCACGCTGGCCTGGGTGCTGCTGGCGGTCGCCGGGATCGGCGTGGTCGGCGCCGCCAGCGCCGGCCTGCTGATCGCCCAGGCCGGCCTGCGCCCGGTGGACGAACTGGCCCAGACCGTCGAGCACATCGCCCGCACCGAGGACCTGAGCGTGCGCATCCCGGTCGAGGGGCAGGACGAGATCGCCCGGCTGTCCGCCTCGTTCAACGCGATGACGGCGGCGCTCGCCTCCTCCCGCGACCGGCAGCAGCAGCTGATCGCCGACGCCGGGCACGAGCTGCGCACCCCGCTGACCAGCCTGCGCACCAACATCGAGCTGCTCCAGCGCAGCGAGGCGACCGGACGGGCGCTGCCGCCCACCGACCGCGCCGAGCTGCTGGCCTCGGTCCGGGCGCAGGTGACGGAGCTGGCCTCGCTCATCGGCGACCTCCAGGAGCTCTCCCGGCCGGACGCGGCCCGTACCGTCACGGTGGTGGCGCTGCACGAGGTGGCCGAGACGGCCCTGGCCCGCGCCCGGCTGCGCGGGCCGGACCTGCGGATCAGCGCCGACATCCAGCCCTGGTACGTACGCGGCGAGGCCGCCGCGCTGGAGCGGGCGGTGGTGAACCTGCTCGACAACGCGGTGAAGTTCAGCCCGTCCGGCGGCGAGGTCGAGGTGGGGCTGCGCGGCGGCGAGCTGACCGTGCGCGACCACGGGCCCGGCATCCCCGCCGAGGACCTGCCGCACGTCTTCGAGCGGTTCTGGCGCTCCCCGTCGGCCCGTTCGCTGCCCGGCAGCGGGCTGGGGCTGTCGATCGTGGCCCGCACCGCCCAGCAGTCCGGCGGCGAGGTGGCGCTGGCCCCCGCCCCGGGCGGCGGCGCGCTGGCCACCCTGCGGCTGCCGGGCGCTCCGGTCGCGCCGCCGGGGCCGCCGAATCCGGAGGACTGGGACTGA
- a CDS encoding response regulator transcription factor: MSSLLLLTNALQPSTEVLPALGLLLHSVRVAPAEGPALVDTPGADVILVDGRRDLPQVRSLCQLLRSTGPGCPLLLVVTEGGLAAVTADWGIDDVLLDTAGPAEVEARLRLATGRQQITADDSPMEIRNGDLSVDEATYSARLKGRVLDLTFKEFELLKYLAQHPGRVFTRAQLLQEVWGYDYFGGTRTVDVHVRRLRAKLGVEHESLIGTVRNVGYRFVVPEKGDRNDRSDRSEQNDAADQVEKAEGAQAGQEPGTVAGTVTENQPGAGRADRAGSRPTTGQTV, encoded by the coding sequence GTGAGTTCTCTGCTGCTTCTGACCAACGCCCTCCAACCGTCCACCGAGGTACTGCCCGCGCTGGGGCTGCTGCTGCACAGCGTGCGCGTCGCCCCCGCGGAGGGGCCTGCCCTGGTGGACACCCCGGGAGCGGACGTCATCCTCGTCGACGGGCGCCGGGACCTGCCGCAGGTGCGCAGCCTGTGCCAGCTGCTGCGCTCCACCGGCCCGGGCTGCCCGCTGCTGCTGGTGGTGACCGAGGGCGGCCTGGCCGCCGTCACCGCGGACTGGGGCATCGACGACGTGCTGCTGGACACCGCGGGCCCGGCCGAGGTCGAGGCGCGGCTGCGGCTGGCCACCGGCCGCCAGCAGATCACCGCCGACGACTCCCCCATGGAGATCCGCAACGGCGACCTGTCGGTGGACGAGGCGACGTACAGCGCCAGGCTCAAGGGCCGCGTCCTGGACCTGACGTTCAAGGAGTTCGAACTGCTGAAGTACCTGGCGCAGCACCCGGGCCGGGTCTTCACCCGCGCCCAGCTGCTCCAGGAGGTGTGGGGCTACGACTACTTCGGCGGCACCCGGACCGTGGACGTGCACGTGCGGCGGCTGCGCGCCAAGCTCGGCGTGGAGCACGAGTCGCTGATCGGCACCGTGCGCAACGTCGGCTACCGCTTCGTCGTCCCGGAGAAGGGCGACCGGAACGACCGGAGTGACCGGAGCGAGCAGAACGACGCCGCCGACCAGGTGGAGAAGGCCGAGGGCGCGCAGGCCGGGCAGGAGCCGGGGACCGTCGCCGGGACGGTCACCGAGAACCAGCCGGGGGCCGGCCGCGCGGACCGGGCCGGAAGTCGCCCCACCACCGGGCAGACCGTATGA